A stretch of Arachis hypogaea cultivar Tifrunner chromosome 15, arahy.Tifrunner.gnm2.J5K5, whole genome shotgun sequence DNA encodes these proteins:
- the LOC112750739 gene encoding U-box domain-containing protein 40 produces the protein MEIQQTLKLMVHHHNRGKENNTPKLKWRKIFTLQRSPPSSKPIQTPPPEEFICPISGNLMADPVIVSSGHSFERASVQSCKDLNFTPQLSDGTTPDFSTVIPNLALKSAISKWCHASSTLLPQPPHRSLTDNLVRTLIFSSSSRKNNANELVGERMLTANPSCSSSSSSVESIATSASSSTPPAQLTAKPSFCYSSPSSSELEPTTPEAEEFISKLRSNQVFLIEESLQNLRKLTRTNEDSRITLCTQRMLSSLRGLVASKYKMVQVNAVACVVNLSLEKTNKVRIVRSGLVPPLIEALRVGSSEAQEHASGALFSLALEDDNKTAIGVLGALPPLIHALRVGTERTRHDSALALYHLSMVQSNRTKLVKIGSVPVLVGMVKSGQMTGRVLMILGNLGCGPDGRAAMLDVDMVECLVGLLAGSESVHGSIKESCVAVLYVLSHGGLRFKALAKAAGVVEALEKAEKEVGSQRAKEKARRVFEMMKGKEEEEEEDVDWEELLDSGLGSRSHNQHDGEFGGLNGTTSSSEF, from the coding sequence ATGGAGATTCAGCAAACCCTAAAGCTCATGGTCCACCACCACAACAGAGGAAAGGAAAACAACACACCAAAGCTGAAATGGAGGAAAATTTTCACTCTCCAACGATCACCGCCGTCATCAAAACCCATCCAAACTCCACCGCCGGAAGAGTTCATCTGCCCAATCTCCGGTAATCTAATGGCTGACCCCGTGATCGTATCTTCCGGTCACTCCTTCGAACGAGCGTCGGTACAATCATGCAAGGATCTCAACTTTACCCCTCAACTCTCCGATGGAACCACCCCTGATTTTTCCACCGTGATCCCCAACCTCGCCCTCAAATCCGCCATCTCCAAATGGTGCCACGCGTCATCCACCCTCCTCCCTCAACCCCCACACCGGTCCCTCACCGACAACCTCGTACGGACCCTCATTTTCTCATCTTCCTCCCGCAAAAACAACGCAAACGAGTTAGTGGGAGAGAGAATGCTAACAGCGAacccttcttgttcttcttcttcttcctccgttGAGTCTATTGCCACGTCAGCATCGAGCTCCACCCCACCCGCTCAACTCACTGCGAAACCAAGCTTCTGCTACTCTTCACCTTCTTCCTCCGAACTCGAGCCAACAACCCCAGAAGCCGAAGAATTCATCTCGAAGCTTCGGAGCAATCAAGTCTTCTTAATCGAAGAATCTCTGCAGAATCTGAGGAAGCTCACTAGAACTAATGAGGACTCAAGGATCACACTCTGCACCCAAAGGATGCTTTCGTCTTTGCGTGGCCTCGTTGCTTCGAAGTACAAAATGGTTCAGGTGAATGCCGTCGCATGTGTCGTGAACCTCTCTCTGGAGAAAACGAACAAGGTGAGGATCGTACGGTCAGGGTTAGTTCCGCCATTGATAGAAGCTTTGAGGGTTGGATCCTCTGAGGCGCAGGAACACGCTTCCGGTGCGCTCTTCAGTTTAGCGCTTGAAGACGATAATAAAACCGCGATTGGTGTTCTCGGAGCTCTTCCACCGTTGATTCACGCGCTTCGAGTTGGGACTGAGCGGACCCGGCATGACTCAGCCTTGGCGCTTTACCATTTGTCGATGGTTCAAAGTAACAGAACCAAATTGGTTAAGATTGGATCGGTTCCGGTTTTAGTTGGGATGGTTAAGTCTGGTCAGATGACGGGTCGGGTTTTGATGATTTTGGGCAATTTGGGTTGTGGGCCGGATGGGCGGGCTGCAATGTTGGATGTGGATATGGTTGAATGTTTGGTCGGGTTGTTGGCTGGGTCCGAGTCGGTTCATGGATCAATAAAGGAGAGCTGTGTGGCGGTGCTTTACGTGTTGAGTCACGGAGGGTTGAGGTTTAAGGCCTTAGCGAAGGCGGCAGGAGTGGTGGAGGCGCTGGAGAAGGCAGAGAAGGAGGTGGGGAGTCAACGAGCGAAGGAAAAGGCAAGGAGGGTTTTCGAGATGATGAAGggcaaagaggaagaggaggaggaagacgtGGATTGGGAGGAGCTACTCGACTCCGGTCTAGGAAGCCGGAGTCACAACCAGCATGATGGCGAGTTTGGCGGGCTAAATGGGACGACCTCATCCTCTGAATTTTGA